DNA sequence from the Syntrophorhabdaceae bacterium genome:
TGTCTATACATATAACGGGGCCGACCTCGTTGACATCACCCATCCATACTGGACTCCTAAAAATTATACTGCCACAGGCATAACATTCGAGTGGTATCATGATTACTCGAAACTATTTTTCTGCGGCAACGAATTACGTTTTTACAGCATCAAGGTCTCTTTCGGCGCTGATTCGGAGAACAACCCATCGGCAAAACTTGAAGGTGAACTGCATCATGAGTTCAATGACCATTGGACTGCTTCGATAAAAGGCATGTGGCACACGTCGCCGCAATGGAATGCAACTGGCCTGTGGGCAATAATAAAATATCAATTTTAAGATGAATAACGATAATCCAAAGACCTCTTCCTTCAAGATATTTTTTATTACAGCCATACCGATCCTCGCTATCATCTTCGCGACTATCTACCTGATCGTGCGTATCCTGCTCTTTCTCATTACCGATTACGCGTGGTATGAAAAGGTGCTTGCGCTTTTTCTCCTCATCGCTGAATTATTCATTTTGACGCACGGTATAGGATATTTTTTCGAGATCTTCAGCGTCATATGGCGTCGCAAGAGCTTCACTGTCAGAGAAGACCAGATACCAAAATTGAGCTCTTATCCGCCCGTCGCTATAGTCATGCCTTCATACAAGGAACCTCTTGACGTCGTGGAGAATTCGCTTGTTACCTTTTATAATATCTCCTATCCCAACAAATACATCTACTTCCTTGACGATACGAGATACGACATCAAATGGGACACCCCCGAAAAGATGGAAGCCTATAAAAAAGCCGTGGAAGATCTCTGCCGGCATATCGGCGTCGACCTCTTCCGCAGAAAATGGCATGGCGCAAAGGCGGGCATCATCAACGACTTCCTTGAATTCCTCGATGGCAAAGAGAAGGATGGATTCCGATTCTATCACTATTCAGGAAAAACAAAACAGGAAATAGAGAAATACATGCTCGTCTTCGATGCGGACTCGAACCCGTTCCCTGATTTTATTGAACCGCTTGTGGCGATCATGGAGAACAACACTAAGCTCGCGTTTGTCCAGACGCCGCAGTATTACATAAACTTCGAATTTAACCGCATAGCAAGGGCTGCGGGATTGCAGCAGGCGGTCTTTTACGAATACATCTGCGAAGGGAAGTCTTCGAAAGATTCTACCTTTTGCTGCGGCACCAACGTGCTCTTCAGGAGAGAAGCCCTTAACGATGTCGGCGGCTTTGATGAAACATCGGTTACCGAAGATTTTGCCACGTCCCTCCAGTTTCATCTGAAAAAATGGAGTACCACGTATATCAACAGGGTGCGGACATTCCAGATAGGGCCGGAAGACTTAGGAGGTTATTTCAAGCAACAGTTCAGGTGGTCTCTCGGAACCATCGGCCTATTCACCAAGGTTCTGTCTACCTTTCTCAGGAGGCCCCGGGGTCTCACAAAATTACAATGGTGGGAATATTTTCTCTCAAGCACATGGTACTTCATCGGTTTTGTATTTTTATTTATGATGATATGCCCCGTTATATACATCTTTTTAAATATCCCCACGTACTTTGCAAGACCTGAGTTTTATTTTTTAATCTTTATTCCCTACGTGGTGATAACCTTGACGACCTTTTACTGGACGCTGAAGCAACGCAATTATCATATCAGGGACCTTCTCACGGGGCAGCTCCTCACCTTTATCACCTTCCCGGTATATATCAAGGCATCCATTCTGGCGCTTGCCGGCATAAAGGGTACATTCGGCATAACACCGAAAGGTGTCAGCAAGGCATTACCCCTGAGAGCTCTCTGGCCGCAGCTCGTCATGGCAATGTTGTGTTTTGCTGCAGTCGTATGGGGTATTAACAGGTTTATCTATGAACAGGAACCTGCAGGCGGTATTTTGGTGAATACGTTCTGGTGTCTATACCATGCGGGTATCCTTTTCTCTGTCCTCTATTTTAATAAACCTGAAGAATCGAACAATGGATAATAGGAAATCAAAATATCCCCTGATCTGCCGCTTTCTCATTCTTATCGCATCCATATTGTTTGCGTTTACTCCCGGCAAGGCAGCGCCACAAGGACAATTCATGTGGGGATTTGCCCTGGATGGCTACCCCGTAACCAGGGAAAAACTCATAGAGACAAAGTCAGAAACAGGATTAAAGCCGGATATAGTTGTATTTTTTCTCCAGTGGCCGCCATCCGGGAATGCTGATTCAGGAGACTTTCCCCGGGCGAGCCTTGATGCAATATGGAATAGCGGCGCCATACCATGTGTCACCTGGGAGCCGATGTACCACCAGGACGGTAAAGAGATCATGATCTCATATGCGCGACTATTGAGCGGCCAATACGATCCGTATATCAAGGGATTCGCCGATAGGGCCCGTTTATGGGGCAAACCTTTTATGATACGCTTTGCACACGAAATGAATCTCAAAAGATACCACTGGGGGACTGAAGAAACCGATTACGGACCGCAGAGCCCCGGGATATACATACAGATGTTCCGGTACGTAGTCACACTTTTTAAAAAGGCCGGCGCGCATAACGTAATATGGGTATTCTGTCCGAATACCGAGTCAGTGCCAAATACCTCCCACGATCCTTCCGCTTCATGGAACCTGTTGAGTAATTATTACCCCGGTGATGATTATGTTGACATACTCGGTGTTGACGGTTACAACTGGGGAACAACACAGAAGAAGGAAAGACATGGCTGGGAGAGCCGCTGGAAGACCTTCAGGGAGATATTCGAATTGGCATGCAGGGAGTTAACCGCCCATGCCCCATCAAAACCCCTCATTGTCTTTGAAACTGCCACCGTCGGCTATGGCGGCAACAAAACAGAATGGATACGGGATGCTATGAATGTATCGGGAAGCCTGGGGATACAGGGTGTCGTCTGGTTCCAGTCAAACAAAGAGCTCGACTGGCGCATCAACAGTAACGGCGACAGGGGCTACGTATCGTTTATAAAACCAGGGACGTTATTGCCCCACACCTGGATTAAACGTTTCCTGAAGGAGTAAGGAATAAGGTACGGGAATGCGCGGATTTAGTCTCAAAACAAAGATGGCAACTGTTGTTTCGGTCCTCTTTCTGGTGATCTTTGCCTGTGGCGCCCTCATGTTTGAAAATAACTTCGAGGAACACTATAAAAGGACCATAGCAGAACAACAGTTTGAGCTCGTTGCAAAGATAGCAGGCGATATAGATAGGCAGATACGGGAAGCACAAAAGATACTTATCGACGTATCAAAGGTCATTCCACTTGATGGCCTCAACAACTATTATGCCATGCAGAAACACCTCGAAAAGGTTGTTGAATCAAGATTTTTCATAAAAACGTACTTTGACAACGGCATACTTCTTTATTCGAAGGCCGGCAGGGTCATAGGTGAGGTCCCCTACTCCCCGGAGCGTTACGGGAAAGACTTCTCACACAGGGAATACCTTCGGCACACGATGAAAACGCGACTGCCCTACATCTCAAAACCATACCGGTCAATAAAACCGCCTTATGACCCGGTAGTGATGTTCACTGCGCCCATATTCAATAAAAAGGGTGAGATAGTCGCAGTCCTTGGCGGCGCCGTTTCCCTTACCAAAGATACTACACTCGGAGGTATTGCAAAGGTAAGGATAGGGAAAACAGGATACATGTATCTGTACAATACGGATCGAACCATAATTGTTCACCCGGACACAAAAAGGATCCTGCAGAATGACGTACCTCCCGGTGTAAACAGGTTGTTTGACAGGGCAATCAATGAGTGGTTTGAAGGTTCCGGCGAGACGGTGACCTCAAGGGGTCTGCATGTTATCGGGACATTTAAACGGTTCCAGAATACTGACTGGATACTGGCGGCCAGTTATCCCATTAAGGAAGCCTATGGACCTATCATCAGGGAACGATGGTACATGGCAGGCTACACGGCACTCGGTATCTTTTTGTCTATATTAATTATCCTTATTGTTATGAGAAGGAACCTGTCACCGCTTTCCGAGCTTGCCTCACAGGCAGAGGCAGTAGGAAGGACAGAGGAACACCTCCAGTCTGTCAGTGTGGAAACGGGGGGCGAGATCGGTGCCCTTGCGTTTTCATTTAACGAGATGCTGAAAAGACTGCGTGACCGGGAGGCATCATTGAAGACGATCCTGGAAGACCTCAAGGAAAGGGAGGCGAGGATCAGTTCCATCGTGAATACGACTGTCGATGGTATCATTACAATCGATGAGGAAGGTATCATTGAAAGCTTCAATCAGGCAGCCGAAAAGCTGTTCGGCTATAAGGCGAATGAGGTGATAGGCCGTAATGTGAGCACCCTCATGCCTGAGCCTCACAAAAACGGGCACGATCAGTACGTACAGGCATATCTCAAAAGCGGCAGGTCCAGGGTGCTTGGCGCAGCGCGGGAGGTCCTTGGCCGTCGCAAGGACGGTGCTACTTTCCCTATCGAACTGTCTGTGAGCGAAGCGGACCTGGGTGACAGACGTATCTTTACGGGTATACTGCGGGACATAACGGAACGGAAAAAGGCCGAAGAAGAACTTCAAAAGGCAAAAGAAACGGCTGAAAGCGCAAACCAGGCCAAGAGCGACTTCCTCGCAGGTATGAGCCATGAGATACGAACCCCCATGAATGCCATCGTCGGCATGGCTGAACTGATGTTGGAAACACCTCTCGACGACGAGCAAAAAAGATACGTTGAGACACTTATACACGCAGGGGAAAACCTCCTGAACATAATCAACGATATCCTCGATATTTCAAAGATTGAAGCGGGCTATCTCGAACTTGAATCAACAGGGTTTAACCTTCAGGAGCTGTTAGACAAGACATGCGCCATCATGGCAATACGCGCACACGACAAAGGGATTAAGCTTCTTTGCCACGTCCTTCCTGACGTGCCGGTTCATTTGATCGGAGACCCTGTCCGGCTCAGGCAGGTGATCGTGAATCTTATAGGGAATGCTGTGAAATTTACCGACCAGGGAGAGATCATACTGGAGGCCCGGACAGTTGAAGGCAATACAGATACTACCATACTCCGGTTTTCAATCCGTGATACAGGTATCGGTATACCCGAAGATAAGGTTGACAGGATATTTGAAAAATTCACACAGGCCGATTCTTCGACGACAAGAAAGTATGGAGGGACAGGGCTCGGCTTGACAATATCGAAGCGCCTTGTTGAGCTCATGGGAGGTAGAATATGGGTCACAAGTGCTGTCGGTGTTGGGAGCACCTTCTATTTTACCGCTGATTTCCAGCTTCAAAAAGGAAAGATACAGCCAACCCCTGCCACAATTACCATAACGCCCGAAAGTGAAACTTTAAAACCCCTGCGTATACTCCTCGTAGATGATTCTGAGGACAACCGGCTGCTCATACTGTCATTCCTGAAAAAGACACCTTTTGCGATCGATATAGCCGACAATGGGATGGCTGCCGTAGAAAAATATAAGGCTTCAACATATGATATTGTTCTTATGGATATCCAGATGCCTGTAATGGATGGCTATACAGCAACAAAAGAGATCAGGCAATGGGAAAGCATACACAACCGGAAGCAAACCCCTGTCATTGCCCTCACCGCCTATGCGCTGAAAGAAGAGATACGGAAAAGTTATGACGCAGGCTGCAATGCTCATCTGGCAAAACCCATCAAGAAGCAGGATCTGTTAACCATGATCATACAATACACCGGGGAATCCCTGAAAAACGAAAAGGCTGACAGCGCCATGGAAGAAGGCCATGCGAGCACCCGGGAGAAATACATTGTTAAGGTTGATAAAGACCTTGAAGATCTGATACCGGGGTATCTTGAAAACAGGTACAGAGACATAAAGACCATAGAGGAGGCGCTCGAAAGAGATGAACTGGAAACAATAAGGTTTCTTGGCCACAGCATGAAGGGAAGCGGTGGGGGTTACGGATTCGATACGATCACTGAAATCGGAAAAACCCTTGAAGAGGCAGCAAAGAGCGATGACGTAATTGCGATAAAAAAGGCCCTGACTTACCTGTCCGATTACCTGGGCAACGTGGATATTATATATGAATAAACCTGAAATCAATCCGGCATCAGTACCGGTTGCTCTTTTTGTCGGGGCACACCCTGACGACATTGAGATCGGTGCAGGCGGTACCGTAGCCAAACTTGCCGGTTCAGGCTGGGACGTATGGTATTGCGTCCTCACCAGCGAATCTGATATTGCCGTAGCGCAAGCGAGAAAGATGGAGGCACAAAACGCTGCCCATACCCTCGGGATTAAACCGGATAGGGTCATCCTGCTCGATCTACCTGATGCAC
Encoded proteins:
- a CDS encoding glycosyltransferase family 2 protein, which codes for MNNDNPKTSSFKIFFITAIPILAIIFATIYLIVRILLFLITDYAWYEKVLALFLLIAELFILTHGIGYFFEIFSVIWRRKSFTVREDQIPKLSSYPPVAIVMPSYKEPLDVVENSLVTFYNISYPNKYIYFLDDTRYDIKWDTPEKMEAYKKAVEDLCRHIGVDLFRRKWHGAKAGIINDFLEFLDGKEKDGFRFYHYSGKTKQEIEKYMLVFDADSNPFPDFIEPLVAIMENNTKLAFVQTPQYYINFEFNRIARAAGLQQAVFYEYICEGKSSKDSTFCCGTNVLFRREALNDVGGFDETSVTEDFATSLQFHLKKWSTTYINRVRTFQIGPEDLGGYFKQQFRWSLGTIGLFTKVLSTFLRRPRGLTKLQWWEYFLSSTWYFIGFVFLFMMICPVIYIFLNIPTYFARPEFYFLIFIPYVVITLTTFYWTLKQRNYHIRDLLTGQLLTFITFPVYIKASILALAGIKGTFGITPKGVSKALPLRALWPQLVMAMLCFAAVVWGINRFIYEQEPAGGILVNTFWCLYHAGILFSVLYFNKPEESNNG
- a CDS encoding glycosyl hydrolase, producing the protein MDNRKSKYPLICRFLILIASILFAFTPGKAAPQGQFMWGFALDGYPVTREKLIETKSETGLKPDIVVFFLQWPPSGNADSGDFPRASLDAIWNSGAIPCVTWEPMYHQDGKEIMISYARLLSGQYDPYIKGFADRARLWGKPFMIRFAHEMNLKRYHWGTEETDYGPQSPGIYIQMFRYVVTLFKKAGAHNVIWVFCPNTESVPNTSHDPSASWNLLSNYYPGDDYVDILGVDGYNWGTTQKKERHGWESRWKTFREIFELACRELTAHAPSKPLIVFETATVGYGGNKTEWIRDAMNVSGSLGIQGVVWFQSNKELDWRINSNGDRGYVSFIKPGTLLPHTWIKRFLKE
- a CDS encoding PAS domain S-box protein gives rise to the protein MRGFSLKTKMATVVSVLFLVIFACGALMFENNFEEHYKRTIAEQQFELVAKIAGDIDRQIREAQKILIDVSKVIPLDGLNNYYAMQKHLEKVVESRFFIKTYFDNGILLYSKAGRVIGEVPYSPERYGKDFSHREYLRHTMKTRLPYISKPYRSIKPPYDPVVMFTAPIFNKKGEIVAVLGGAVSLTKDTTLGGIAKVRIGKTGYMYLYNTDRTIIVHPDTKRILQNDVPPGVNRLFDRAINEWFEGSGETVTSRGLHVIGTFKRFQNTDWILAASYPIKEAYGPIIRERWYMAGYTALGIFLSILIILIVMRRNLSPLSELASQAEAVGRTEEHLQSVSVETGGEIGALAFSFNEMLKRLRDREASLKTILEDLKEREARISSIVNTTVDGIITIDEEGIIESFNQAAEKLFGYKANEVIGRNVSTLMPEPHKNGHDQYVQAYLKSGRSRVLGAAREVLGRRKDGATFPIELSVSEADLGDRRIFTGILRDITERKKAEEELQKAKETAESANQAKSDFLAGMSHEIRTPMNAIVGMAELMLETPLDDEQKRYVETLIHAGENLLNIINDILDISKIEAGYLELESTGFNLQELLDKTCAIMAIRAHDKGIKLLCHVLPDVPVHLIGDPVRLRQVIVNLIGNAVKFTDQGEIILEARTVEGNTDTTILRFSIRDTGIGIPEDKVDRIFEKFTQADSSTTRKYGGTGLGLTISKRLVELMGGRIWVTSAVGVGSTFYFTADFQLQKGKIQPTPATITITPESETLKPLRILLVDDSEDNRLLILSFLKKTPFAIDIADNGMAAVEKYKASTYDIVLMDIQMPVMDGYTATKEIRQWESIHNRKQTPVIALTAYALKEEIRKSYDAGCNAHLAKPIKKQDLLTMIIQYTGESLKNEKADSAMEEGHASTREKYIVKVDKDLEDLIPGYLENRYRDIKTIEEALERDELETIRFLGHSMKGSGGGYGFDTITEIGKTLEEAAKSDDVIAIKKALTYLSDYLGNVDIIYE